A single region of the Sorghum bicolor cultivar BTx623 chromosome 7, Sorghum_bicolor_NCBIv3, whole genome shotgun sequence genome encodes:
- the LOC8069627 gene encoding reticuline oxidase: protein MSCSIAALLVLVSLFLPLHQSTSSCYAAGADDGAAAHSLSSCLLSHGVNNFTLRTSPSYAAILNSSISNLRFALPDVGKPAAVVLPASKRDLQRAVVCARESSLAIRVRSGGHSYEGLSYTTENHVPFVVIDVANLNRVRVDRGSATAWAESGATLGELYYAVGRSSRSLAFSAGSCSTIGLGGIVSGGGFGLLSRKFGLAADNVLDAVLVDADGRVLDRTTMGADVFWAIRGGGGGSWGVVYAWKLRLVPVPRNVTVFSVGRTGPVDLVAGLIHRWQFVAPSLPDDFYLSVYLPTGGLRSSSSSSDGNVSVSFSGQVLGPKHRALSALRQSFPELGLTESELAETSWLEATAQFAGLDTAADLPNRLLGRSKQYSKGKSDYVRSPISRRAMAGIVRYLSTGPPRQGQGQGQGGGYVILDPYGGAMARIGSGDTPCPHRAGTLYGVQYQVYWDEDDGDLGGRAAAAGEFCVGWLRSLYAFMAPHVSKDPRAAYVNYLDLDLGADNWTAPAGGSSEAAVARARSSWGAAYFGDNFDRLVRAKTLADPGNVFNNAQSIPPL from the coding sequence ATGAGCTGCTCCATTGCAGCTCTCCTGGTCCTGGTTTCCCTCTTCCTTCCACTCCATCAAAGCACATCATCGTGCTATGCTGCCGGCGCCGACGATGGCGCAGCAGCACACAGCCTCTCCTCCTGCCTCCTCTCCCACGGCGTCAACAACTTCACCCTCCGGACGTCTCCAAGCTACGCCGCGATCCTCAACTCCTCCATCAGCAACCTCCGCTTCGCGCTCCCGGACGTCGGCAAGCCGGCCGCCGTGGTGCTCCCGGCCTCCAAGCGGGACCTCCAGCGCGCCGTCGTCTGCGCGCGGGAAAGCTCGCTGGCGATCCGCGTGCGCAGCGGCGGGCACAGCTACGAGGGCCTCTCCTACACGACGGAGAACCACGTCCCCTTCGTGGTGATCGACGTCGCCAACCTGAACCGGGTCCGCGTCGACCGGGGCTCGGCCACGGCCTGGGCCGAGTCCGGCGCGACGCTAGGCGAGCTCTACTACGCCGTGGGACGGTCCAGCCGGTCGCTGGCGTTCTCGGCCGGGTCCTGCTCGACCATCGGCCTGGGCGGCATCGTCTCCGGCGGCGGCTTCGGGCTGCTGTCCCGGAAGTTCGGGCTCGCCGCCGACAACGTGCTGGACGCGGTGCTCGTCGACGCCGACGGCAGGGTGCTCGACCGGACCACCATGGGCGCCGACGTGTTCTGGGCCatccgaggcggcggcggcgggagctgGGGCGTGGTGTACGCCTGGAAGCTCCGGCTTGTCCCCGTCCCGCGCAACGTCACCGTGTTCTCTGTCGGCCGGACCGGTCCGGTCGACCTCGTCGCCGGGCTGATCCACAGGTGGCAGTTCGTGGCGCCCAGTCTCCCCGACGACTTCTACCTCTCCGTGTACCTCCCGACCGGCGGCCtccggtcgtcgtcgtcgtcgtcggatgGCAACGTGTCCGTCTCGTTCTCCGGGCAGGTTCTTGGACCAAAGCACCGTGCCCTGTCGGCGCTGCGTCAGAGCTTCCCAGAGCTCGGCCTGACCGAGTCAGAGCTCGCCGAAACGAGCTGGCTGGAGGCGACCGCGCAGTTCGCCGGCCTCGACACGGCGGCCGACCTTCCGAACCGCCTGCTGGGGCGGTCGAAGCAGTACTCCAAGGGCAAGTCCGACTACGTGCGGTCGCCGATCTCGCGGCGCGCCATGGCGGGCATCGTCCGGTACCTCTCCACGGGGCCACCGCGGCAGGGccaggggcaggggcagggcggCGGGTACGTGATCCTGGACCcctacggcggcgccatggcccggATCGGGAGCGGCGACACGCCGTGCCCGCACCGCGCCGGGACCCTGTACGGCGTGCAGTACCAGGTGTACTGGGACGAGGACGACGGCGACCTCGgtggccgcgccgccgccgccggcgagttcTGCGTGGGGTGGCTCCGGTCGCTCTACGCGTTCATGGCGCCCCACGTGTCCAAGGACCCCCGCGCCGCGTACGTCAACTACCTGGACCTTGACCTCGGCGCCGACAACTGGACAGCACCGGCGGGAGGGTCGTcggaggcggcggtggcgcgcGCGCGCTCGTCGTGGGGCGCCGCCTACTTCGGGGACAATTTTGACCGGCTCGTCAGGGCAAAGACGTTGGCGGACCCCGGCAATGTGTTCAACAATGCACAAAGCATTCCTCCTTTGTAG
- the LOC8080839 gene encoding reticuline oxidase, whose protein sequence is MDMIHTMVAAAALALNLFAAAAAGGAGAGAGAGSPPPHAHDISSCLTSNSNVVTNFSLPSSPSFTPLLSSSIRYLRFVNNPSVGKPAAVVFPASKEELQRAVICARNTSLAIRVRSGGHSYEGLSYTTENNVPFVVIDLANLNRVHVDGGSATAWAESGATLGELYYAVGRSNRTLAFPGGTCSTVGLGGIISGGGFGLLSRKFGLAADNVLDATLIDRNGNTLTRATMDGDVFWAIRGGGGGSFGVVYSWTLRLVPVPDKITVFSGERIGPADLIAPLIHKWQFVGPHLPDEFYISTRIYFPGIIPGNNNLNMTFTGQFLAPKQQVMSVLNETYPELGLAVSELSEVSWVESAAKFAELKSVAELTDRQNGVGEYAKRKSDYAQAPISKQDMAEVARYMARAPTTGSVQLNPYGGAMARIGSSETPFPHRAGYLYSIQYAIDWTAADDNAAGGRGGEFMAWLRAFYAFMAPHVSSNPRGAYVNYVDLDLGTDNWTEPTTGAIGASSSYNAMVGVGQKAAASWGQRYFLHNFDRLVRAKSKIDPENVFNHAQSIPPSL, encoded by the coding sequence ATGGATATGATCCATACCATGGTGGCTGCAGCGGCCCTTGCGCTCAATCTctttgcagcagcagcagccggaggtgccggtgccggtgccggtgccggctCTCCACCACCGCACGCCCACGACATCTCCTCCTGCCTCACCTCCAACTCCAACGTCGTCACCAACTTCTCCCTCCCGTCGTCCCCAAGCTTCACGCCGCTCCTCAGCTCCTCCATCAGGTACCTCCGCTTCGTGAACAATCCCAGCGTCGGCAAGCCGGCCGCCGTGGTGTTCCCGGCGTCCAAGGAGGAGCTCCAGCGCGCCGTCATCTGTGCGCGCAACACCTCGCTGGCGATCCGCGTGCGCAGCGGCGGGCACAGCTACGAGGGCCTCTCCTACACCACGGAGAACAACGTGCCCTTCGTGGTCATCGACCTCGCCAACTTGAACCGCGTCCACGTCGACGGCGGCTCGGCCACGGCCTGGGCCGAGTCCGGCGCGACGCTGGGCGAGCTCTACTACGCGGTGGGGCGGTCGAACCGGACCCTCGCGTTCCCCGGCGGGACCTGCTCGACCGTCGGCCTTGGCGGCATCATCTCCGGCGGCGGCTTCGGGCTGCTGTCCCGCAAGTTCGGGCTCGCCGCCGACAACGTCCTGGACGCCACCCTGATCGACCGCAACGGCAACACGCTGACCCGTGCGACCATGGACGGCGACGTGTTCTGGGCcatccgcggcggcggcggaggcagcTTCGGCGTGGTCTACTCCTGGACGCTCCGGCTCGTCCCGGTGCCGGACAAGATCACCGTGTTCAGCGGCGAACGGATCGGCCCGGCCGACCTCATCGCCCCGCTGATCCACAAATGGCAGTTCGTCGGACCTCACCTCCCCGACGAGTTCTACATCTCCACGAGGATCTACTTCCCCGGAATAATCCCAGGTAATAATAACCTGAACATGACGTTCACCGGCCAGTTCCTCGCGCCGAAGCAGCAGGTCATGTCGGTGCTGAACGAAACCTACCCGGAGCTGGGCCTCGCCGTGTCGGAGCTGTCGGAGGTGAGCTGGGTCGAGTCGGCGGCGAAGTTCGCCGAGCTCAAGTCCGTCGCGGAGCTCACGGACCGGCAGAACGGGGTGGGAGAGTACGCGAAGAGGAAGTCCGACTACGCGCAGGCACCGATCTCGAAGCAGGACATGGCGGAGGTCGCCCGGTACATGGCGAGGGCGCCGACGACGGGGTCCGTCCAGCTGAACCCttacggcggcgccatggcgagGATCGGGAGCAGCGAGACGCCGTTCCCGCACCGCGCCGGGTACCTGTACAGCATCCAGTACGCGATCGACTGGACGGCGGCGGACGACAACGCCGCCGGCGGCCGTGGCGGGGAGTTCATGGCGTGGCTGCGGGCGTTCTACGCGTTCATGGCGCCGCACGTGTCGAGCAACCCGCGAGGCGCGTACGTGAACTACGTGGACCTCGACTTGGGCACCGACAATTGGACGGagccgacgacgggcgccattGGAGCGTCCTCCTCGTATAATGCTATGGTGGGGGTGGGGCAGAAGGCAGCGGCGTCCTGGGGGCAACGTTATTTTCTGCATAATTTTGATCGGCTGGTTCGCGCCAAGTCTAAGATTGATCCAGAAAACGTGTTCAACCATGCACAGAGCATTCCTCCTAGTTTGTGA